A genomic stretch from Asterias rubens chromosome 19, eAstRub1.3, whole genome shotgun sequence includes:
- the LOC117303539 gene encoding uncharacterized protein LOC117303539 isoform X1, whose product MALKIEEEVIEIMSSSDEEVSYEIEPPSIANKDVLKKFIDVCRPLLKTNQQNAITKLLKDKFVQARKEYTKSEKFHNLLEQHISDLQSKKKSVYVHIQDVKTLLMKASDNLRKEAVKEANVSDDESQNDAQIVKKEQCRRVEEEGGSADLEMTCETISSGSLIEYLKTDRIPQPEVEEMHDDDAAKEHIDQGAGPSLSVNTPATIALDERNGKTMKSVESDRKEKKKDKGKGSQRQINKLELILKRIGRAIKKLEERELTLDEMDEEDSVHIQEYQLRKRFMKVYNMYCKLNECSPSTGRVIEQKIHYEGTRFPEINKKLERLINKKDFFPDFPDVYKAVYKTNKKKDLGLNRRKINSIAQEAFEDVGRKLQKRRQQDFILNFSAHSTIDFSTARDPSDRDPELKKKLLENKNVALQKLKEVDEPFVKRQEEYEKNGIVLEAAENSESDVASDVPTDDEADEPPSKRQKNDCSDEEEQKMSENENKGNAKETEGTPHQTVNSFITAPSHGELQPNLADPLSQQQHFQVHAQDMGSSNGSVLSRRVSTFHSGVVSDNLDHSNVSDIIKPYKSAIDVTGNGLFTCYDDGAAVKVATTHSIKSPQLLPIKPDLQPSLHYNTAEQAVRALKHAPFLITNVCSLSPDYKHQHKPHKVAWTQGETIAFEDEHEGFVISQPKRQKIIAVQSGVKNVKLQTSAPITLSIDDSETELSSENPEKETNLANLPRETGSCSPTSTQPDLDVHLNPDIHEVTVASTQGQSLKGSTELKKTITNDPPVRKVFISRYPRYKSSTETTQAGQVLVSKTRSTCNSVQCSPGPQIRSGVTRDGCKPICIQSTLVSNSSSYLKKSSPATNLQTQISPLKPFKPTALFQDASGNKAQIKRPITPQKRTIPLKIKCSPKWQRNSAQSTGSLTCPRPASNNKEDSKTIIIISDSDSEIEDMTDLQPESTDVICITDSD is encoded by the exons ATGGCGCTTAAAATTGAGGAAGAAGTGATTGAAATAATGAGTAGTTCGGACGAAGAAGTATCTTATGAAATTGAACCTCCAAGTATCGCAAACAAAGATGTATTGAAAAAG TTTATCGATGTGTGTAGGCCACTTCTCAAGACCAACCAACAGAATGCTATCACCAAGCTTCTTAAGGACAAATTTGTTCAAGCAAGGAAGGAGTACACCAAGTCAGAAAAATTCCACAACCTTCTGGAGCAGCACATCTCCGACCTGCAATCCAAAAAGAAATCTGTGTACGTTCACATTCAAGATGTGAAGACTTTGTTAATGAAAGCCTCGGACAACTTAAGAAAAGAGGCGGTGAAGGAAGCAAATGTTTCGGATGATGAGTCTCAGAATGATGCACAGATAGTCAAGAAGGAGCAATGCAGGAGAGTAGAGGAAGAAGGTGGCTCCGCTGATCTTGAGATGACTTGTGAAACCATCAGCAGTGGAAGTTTAATTGAATATTTAAAAACTGATCGCATACCTCAACCTGAGGTTGAGGAGATGCATGATGATGATGCAGCGAAAGAACATATTGATCAAGGGGCGGGGCCGTCACTAAGTGTTAATACCCCTGCAACTATAGCTCTAGATGAGAGAAATGGAAAGACGATGAAAAGTGTAGAAAGTGATCGGAAAGAGAAGAAAAAGGATAAAGGAAAAGGCTCACAGAGACAGATAAACAAACTAGAGTTGATACTGAAGAGAATTGGTAGGGCTATTAAGAAACTTGAAGAACGCGAACTGACCTTAGATGAGATGGATGAGGAAGACTCCGTCCACATCCAGGAATATCAACTCAGGAAGCGCTTCATGAAGGTGTACAATATGTATTGTAAGTTGAACGAATGTTCCCCATCAACCGGGCGTGTGATCGAGCAGAAGATCCACTACGAAGGAACGCGTTTCCCAGAGATCAACAAGAAGTTGGAGAGACTAATCAACAAGAAGGATTTCTTTCCAGACTTCCCTGATGTTTACAAGGCTGTTTATaagacaaataaaaagaaagatttgGGTTTGAACAGGAGAAAAATCAACAGCATTGCTCAGGAAGCTTTTGAGGATGTTGGTCGGAAGTTGCAGAAGAGACGCCAGCAAGACTTTATTCTCAACTTCAGTGCTCACTCTACGATCGACTTCAGCACTGCAAGAGACCCCTCCGACAGAGATCCAGAGCTCAAAAAGAAGTTGCTGGAGAATAAAAATGTTGCTTTGCAGAAGCTCAAGGAAGTCGACGAGCCGTTTGTGAAACGACAGGAGGAGTATGAAAAGAACGGCATCGTCCTGGAAGCAGCGGAAAATTCCGAATCGGATGTGGCATCAGATGTTCCCACCGACGACGAAGCAGACGAACCGCCATCGAAGAGACAAAAGAATGATTGTAGTGACGAAGAGGAGCAGAAAATGAGTGAGAATGAGAACAAAGGAAACGCTAAGGAAACAGAAGGAACTCCCCATCAGACTGTGAATTCCTTCATCACCGCACCTTCTCATGGGGAGCTCCAGCCAAATTTGGCAGACCCTTTAAGTCAGCAACAGCATTTCCAAGTCCATGCCCAGGACATGGGCTCTTCCAATGGCAGTGTGCTGTCTAGAAGGGTATCCACTTTTCACAGTGGTGTCGTCAGCGATAACCTTGACCATTCTAATGTTTCAGATATCATCAAACCCTACAAATCTGCCATTGATGTAACTGGTAATGGATTGTTTACTTGTTACGATGATGGCGCAGCAGTGAAGGTAGCCACAACACATTCCATCAAATCACCACAACTACTTCCCATCAAACCAGACTTGCAACCTTCCCTTCACTACAACACTGCTGAGCAAGCTGTAAGAGCCCTTAAACATGCCCCCTTCTTAATAACAAATGTATGTAGCTTGTCACCAGACTACAAACATCAGCACAAGCCTCATAAGGTAGCTTGGACTCAGGGAGAGACCATAGCGTTTGAGGATGAACATGAAGGATTCGTTATCAGTCAACCAAAACGGCAGAAGATCATAGCGGTTCAGTCAGGAGTAAAGAATG TTAAACTTCAGACCTCTGCACCTATCACACTGAGCATCGATGACTCGGAGACGGAGCTAAGCTCTGAGAATCCTGAAAAGGAGACCAACCTTGCCAACCTCCCCAGGGAGACTGGGTCATGCAGCCCTACCAGCACCCAGCCAGACCTTGATGTACATCTTAATCCAGACATACATGAAGTCACAGTAGCTTCCACTCAAGGACAGTCGCTTAAAGGGAGCACAGAACTTAAAAAGACAATCACAAATGACCCACCTGTGCGGAAGGTCTTCATATCGCGTTATCCGCGCTATAAATCTAGCACTGAGACGACACAGGCAGGGCAAGTGTTAGTCTCCAAAACCAGGAGTACTTGTAACTCTGTCCAGTGTAGCCCCGGCCCGCAGATAAGAAGTGGAGTCACCAGAGATGGTTGTAAACCGATCTGCATCCAATCGACTCTCGTCAGTAACAGCAGCTCCTACCTTAAGAAATCCTCCCCAGCTACTAACTTGCAAACTCAAATTAGTCCGTTGAAGCCTTTCAAGCCTACAGCCTTGTTTCAAGACGCATCTGGAAACAAAGCCCAAATAAAGCGACCAATTACCCCCCAAAAGCGTACAATCCCACTCAAAATAAAATGCTCACCAAAGTGGCAAAGGAACAGTGCACAGAGTACGGGGTCACTAACTTGTCCAAGGCCAGCGAGTAACAATAAAGAGGACTCAAagactatcatcatcattagtgACTCGGACTCAGAGATTGAAGACATGACTGATCTTCAGCCAGAATCAACCGACGTCATCTGCATAACAGACTCGGATTAG
- the LOC117303539 gene encoding uncharacterized protein LOC117303539 isoform X2 → MKCGQNSKFIDVCRPLLKTNQQNAITKLLKDKFVQARKEYTKSEKFHNLLEQHISDLQSKKKSVYVHIQDVKTLLMKASDNLRKEAVKEANVSDDESQNDAQIVKKEQCRRVEEEGGSADLEMTCETISSGSLIEYLKTDRIPQPEVEEMHDDDAAKEHIDQGAGPSLSVNTPATIALDERNGKTMKSVESDRKEKKKDKGKGSQRQINKLELILKRIGRAIKKLEERELTLDEMDEEDSVHIQEYQLRKRFMKVYNMYCKLNECSPSTGRVIEQKIHYEGTRFPEINKKLERLINKKDFFPDFPDVYKAVYKTNKKKDLGLNRRKINSIAQEAFEDVGRKLQKRRQQDFILNFSAHSTIDFSTARDPSDRDPELKKKLLENKNVALQKLKEVDEPFVKRQEEYEKNGIVLEAAENSESDVASDVPTDDEADEPPSKRQKNDCSDEEEQKMSENENKGNAKETEGTPHQTVNSFITAPSHGELQPNLADPLSQQQHFQVHAQDMGSSNGSVLSRRVSTFHSGVVSDNLDHSNVSDIIKPYKSAIDVTGNGLFTCYDDGAAVKVATTHSIKSPQLLPIKPDLQPSLHYNTAEQAVRALKHAPFLITNVCSLSPDYKHQHKPHKVAWTQGETIAFEDEHEGFVISQPKRQKIIAVQSGVKNVKLQTSAPITLSIDDSETELSSENPEKETNLANLPRETGSCSPTSTQPDLDVHLNPDIHEVTVASTQGQSLKGSTELKKTITNDPPVRKVFISRYPRYKSSTETTQAGQVLVSKTRSTCNSVQCSPGPQIRSGVTRDGCKPICIQSTLVSNSSSYLKKSSPATNLQTQISPLKPFKPTALFQDASGNKAQIKRPITPQKRTIPLKIKCSPKWQRNSAQSTGSLTCPRPASNNKEDSKTIIIISDSDSEIEDMTDLQPESTDVICITDSD, encoded by the exons ATGAAGTGTGGACAAAACAGTAAG TTTATCGATGTGTGTAGGCCACTTCTCAAGACCAACCAACAGAATGCTATCACCAAGCTTCTTAAGGACAAATTTGTTCAAGCAAGGAAGGAGTACACCAAGTCAGAAAAATTCCACAACCTTCTGGAGCAGCACATCTCCGACCTGCAATCCAAAAAGAAATCTGTGTACGTTCACATTCAAGATGTGAAGACTTTGTTAATGAAAGCCTCGGACAACTTAAGAAAAGAGGCGGTGAAGGAAGCAAATGTTTCGGATGATGAGTCTCAGAATGATGCACAGATAGTCAAGAAGGAGCAATGCAGGAGAGTAGAGGAAGAAGGTGGCTCCGCTGATCTTGAGATGACTTGTGAAACCATCAGCAGTGGAAGTTTAATTGAATATTTAAAAACTGATCGCATACCTCAACCTGAGGTTGAGGAGATGCATGATGATGATGCAGCGAAAGAACATATTGATCAAGGGGCGGGGCCGTCACTAAGTGTTAATACCCCTGCAACTATAGCTCTAGATGAGAGAAATGGAAAGACGATGAAAAGTGTAGAAAGTGATCGGAAAGAGAAGAAAAAGGATAAAGGAAAAGGCTCACAGAGACAGATAAACAAACTAGAGTTGATACTGAAGAGAATTGGTAGGGCTATTAAGAAACTTGAAGAACGCGAACTGACCTTAGATGAGATGGATGAGGAAGACTCCGTCCACATCCAGGAATATCAACTCAGGAAGCGCTTCATGAAGGTGTACAATATGTATTGTAAGTTGAACGAATGTTCCCCATCAACCGGGCGTGTGATCGAGCAGAAGATCCACTACGAAGGAACGCGTTTCCCAGAGATCAACAAGAAGTTGGAGAGACTAATCAACAAGAAGGATTTCTTTCCAGACTTCCCTGATGTTTACAAGGCTGTTTATaagacaaataaaaagaaagatttgGGTTTGAACAGGAGAAAAATCAACAGCATTGCTCAGGAAGCTTTTGAGGATGTTGGTCGGAAGTTGCAGAAGAGACGCCAGCAAGACTTTATTCTCAACTTCAGTGCTCACTCTACGATCGACTTCAGCACTGCAAGAGACCCCTCCGACAGAGATCCAGAGCTCAAAAAGAAGTTGCTGGAGAATAAAAATGTTGCTTTGCAGAAGCTCAAGGAAGTCGACGAGCCGTTTGTGAAACGACAGGAGGAGTATGAAAAGAACGGCATCGTCCTGGAAGCAGCGGAAAATTCCGAATCGGATGTGGCATCAGATGTTCCCACCGACGACGAAGCAGACGAACCGCCATCGAAGAGACAAAAGAATGATTGTAGTGACGAAGAGGAGCAGAAAATGAGTGAGAATGAGAACAAAGGAAACGCTAAGGAAACAGAAGGAACTCCCCATCAGACTGTGAATTCCTTCATCACCGCACCTTCTCATGGGGAGCTCCAGCCAAATTTGGCAGACCCTTTAAGTCAGCAACAGCATTTCCAAGTCCATGCCCAGGACATGGGCTCTTCCAATGGCAGTGTGCTGTCTAGAAGGGTATCCACTTTTCACAGTGGTGTCGTCAGCGATAACCTTGACCATTCTAATGTTTCAGATATCATCAAACCCTACAAATCTGCCATTGATGTAACTGGTAATGGATTGTTTACTTGTTACGATGATGGCGCAGCAGTGAAGGTAGCCACAACACATTCCATCAAATCACCACAACTACTTCCCATCAAACCAGACTTGCAACCTTCCCTTCACTACAACACTGCTGAGCAAGCTGTAAGAGCCCTTAAACATGCCCCCTTCTTAATAACAAATGTATGTAGCTTGTCACCAGACTACAAACATCAGCACAAGCCTCATAAGGTAGCTTGGACTCAGGGAGAGACCATAGCGTTTGAGGATGAACATGAAGGATTCGTTATCAGTCAACCAAAACGGCAGAAGATCATAGCGGTTCAGTCAGGAGTAAAGAATG TTAAACTTCAGACCTCTGCACCTATCACACTGAGCATCGATGACTCGGAGACGGAGCTAAGCTCTGAGAATCCTGAAAAGGAGACCAACCTTGCCAACCTCCCCAGGGAGACTGGGTCATGCAGCCCTACCAGCACCCAGCCAGACCTTGATGTACATCTTAATCCAGACATACATGAAGTCACAGTAGCTTCCACTCAAGGACAGTCGCTTAAAGGGAGCACAGAACTTAAAAAGACAATCACAAATGACCCACCTGTGCGGAAGGTCTTCATATCGCGTTATCCGCGCTATAAATCTAGCACTGAGACGACACAGGCAGGGCAAGTGTTAGTCTCCAAAACCAGGAGTACTTGTAACTCTGTCCAGTGTAGCCCCGGCCCGCAGATAAGAAGTGGAGTCACCAGAGATGGTTGTAAACCGATCTGCATCCAATCGACTCTCGTCAGTAACAGCAGCTCCTACCTTAAGAAATCCTCCCCAGCTACTAACTTGCAAACTCAAATTAGTCCGTTGAAGCCTTTCAAGCCTACAGCCTTGTTTCAAGACGCATCTGGAAACAAAGCCCAAATAAAGCGACCAATTACCCCCCAAAAGCGTACAATCCCACTCAAAATAAAATGCTCACCAAAGTGGCAAAGGAACAGTGCACAGAGTACGGGGTCACTAACTTGTCCAAGGCCAGCGAGTAACAATAAAGAGGACTCAAagactatcatcatcattagtgACTCGGACTCAGAGATTGAAGACATGACTGATCTTCAGCCAGAATCAACCGACGTCATCTGCATAACAGACTCGGATTAG
- the LOC117303292 gene encoding notch-regulated ankyrin repeat-containing protein-like, with protein MSSTAIHSNQQRSFHEAVKRGDPNELTRLLRSNISGTVNVNVFDGDGQTPLHQSVLVGNLELVKLLVQFGADVRLANRDGWNALHIAAYGGHDDIVLYLIRRRGGDRKR; from the coding sequence ATGTCATCAACTGCAATACACAGCAACCAGCAACGAAGTTTTCACGAAGCCGTAAAGAGGGGGGACCCAAACGAGCTGACCCGGCTTCTACGGAGTAATATTTCAGGTACGGTAAACGTGAATGTATTCGATGGAGACGGCCAGACCCCGCTTCATCAGAGCGTTCTGGTCGGCAACTTGGAACTTGTCAAACTCCTCGTGCAGTTTGGAGCTGATGTACGGCTCGCGAACAGAGATGGGTGGAATGCACTACACATAGCAGCCTACGGTGGCCACGACGATATAGTACTCTACCTCATCCGACGGCGTGGGGGCGATCGGAAGCGGTGA
- the LOC117303102 gene encoding phytanoyl-CoA dioxygenase domain-containing protein 1-like, with translation MATDEHIAKFRKDGYVVIKDFLNADEVDSLKNGYQDIVAAMDPKDHTLTVFSCRKQTRDDYFLTSGDKIRFFFEEEAVGENGELKVDKFKSINKIGHALHELVPEFKKVTHNNNTQDVARKLGYNKPVIVQSMYICKQPKIGGEVPSHMDASFLHTEPLKLTGFWIALEKCTIENACLWFIPGSQDTPVHSRMIRNPEGGEPSLIFTAPRELDRDPSLFVPEEVEPGTCILINGQVIHKSEKNCSDRSRHIYTFHISESNDTEWSKGNWLQPTEALPFPELYT, from the exons atggcaACAGACGAACATATTGCAAAG TTCCGCAAAGACGGCTATGTGGTCATCAAGGACTTCCTTAATGCAGATGAAGTTGATTCATTGAAAAATGGTTACCAAGACATTGTAGCAGCTATGGACCCCAAGGATCACACACTAACAGTCTTCAGCTGCAGAAAACAG ACAAGGGATGACTACTTCTTGACCAGTGGAGACAAAATAAGATTCTTTTTTGAAGAAGAGGCTGTTGGTGAAAATG GGGAGCTGAAAGTAGACAAGTTTAAGTCCATCAACAAGATTGGCCACGCCCTGCATGAGTTGGTTCCAGAATTTAAGAAGGTTACccacaacaataatacacaG GATGTTGCCAGGAAACTTGGTTACAATAAACCAGTTATTGTTCAGAGCATGTACATCTGTAAACAGCCTAAAATAGGCGGAGAAG TGCCGTCGCACATGGATGCCTCCTTCCTTCACACAGAGCCTCTTAAACTCACAGGGTTCTGGATTGCTCTTGAAAAATGCACCATTGAGAATGCCTGCCTGTGGTTTATTCCTGGTTCTCAAGACA CTCCAGTCCATTCTCGTATGATTCGTAATCCAGAGGGAGGAGAGCCATCTTTGATCTTCACTGCCCCAAGAGAACTTGACAGGGATCCATCGCTCTTTGTGCCAGAGGAGGTGGAACCCG GAACTTGTATTCTAATCAATGGGCAAGTCATTCACAAGAGTGAAAAGAACTGCTCCGATAGATCTAGGCACATCTACACTTTTCATATCAGTGAGTCGAATGATACCGAGTGGTCCAAAGGCAACTG GCTGCAACCTACTGAGGCACTGCCATTTCCTGAGCTCTACACATAA